The nucleotide window CCATAAACTAGAGCAAAGATCCAAGTAACTCAGCCAAAATTTATTACATACATGTGCACGGAAGCGTTAGTCAACCATAACAAAAGCTAAACAAGAATTTATCTGATCTGCACCACAGGAATTTTCCATTTTACAAAAATGTAACGAATCATCATATTAGCAAGAATGAAGATTGACATGTTAATAGTTATTTATAGATAACGAGAAACAAAAGAAATCTCTAAGGCTCTAACCTGTCTTTGCCTTCGACGCTGCATGATACTGATAGCCCAAGCCATGATGTAGCAAGGTAGAAGAAAACCAGCAGCACGGAGCAAAAAAAGCTGTATAAAAAATCGACCAGATCAGTAATCCCGCACGATCTAATGTGTCATAAACTCATTATAGCAAGCAACAAATAGAAAGATGAATTCACTGTATGATTCACTCACAGAGAAAAAGGTGGAGACATCGTCATCATCTCCATCATCATTTCCGATGGTCACAGCATGCCTCAATAATAGAAGGGCCATTAACTGCATGGGAAGAGTGTGCAATATTCTTTGAGTATCTAGAAACCGAGATAAGCTCAAAATATAATATAGACAGATTGCATgggtaaaacaaaagaaaaatattggaAGCAAATTTTTTGTTATCAACGCGTCTTAAAGATTTCTCCCTAGTTTCTCTATTTTTAGTACTGGGGAGAACTTTTACATATCTAGACAATAAAGTGACGGTCATTTCTGATCAATTCAACCAGCGGAAAGTACAAAAGGGTAATACAATGAAGGAAGTGAATATAAGAAGATAAGAGAAAGCAAAGGCATGAAATGTAGCATGAGGCCCTGAACAGGCCTCTTTCTCTTACCAGGTGCTGCAGTTTCAAGAACTTGCAGGAAAATCACTGTAACATGAGCATTAAAATATAAACAAGATAGGGCggaatgagttttttttttttttttggggggggggtgaTGGCAAGGGTGAGTTGACAGTATTTTCCATTTTGAGCATTCCCTAAATATGCCTCCtataaaaggaaaattttctttttcctcattttcaagaaGGGGTGAAGGGTCAGAAATCAAAGGAAGTTGTGGCCCATAAATTGTATTACCGCTTCTCTTCTCAAGTCAGCATTAGGTCACCACTTACAAATGAAAATTCATGTATTAAATGGTCAATGTAATACCCCACCTCCACCTCAAAAAAGAATTCTGAATCtgctgtcttttttttttttttttgatgaataAGAATTCTGTATCTGCTGATGTGCATTAGCTTCTACatgaaaaataataatgtatattCCACATCTCCACTAGCCAGCACTTAGCAAACATGATTTTAACAGTTGCTTACAATTAGAGCAGCAGAACGACAAAATGCAGCTCCACTAGCACTTGAATCAGCGTACTCGTCATAGTCAGCCTCCAAGAGATGGCGGTCTGCAGCTGCCATCGCAAGAAGCCGTGGATCATGCAAGTCAAGCTGAGTACCAGCCACTGTCCAGCCCTCACTGCAAGGCAAAACCACGTGGACGAATCCATCAGCGACAAagaagacagaaaagaaaattttcaagattAAGATTGCAAGGAGACATGCTGATCATGTTGGATGCCCTCACTGAAGAGGTTAACAGCTACTGGCACTAAAGAAAACGTTCCATCAGATTTTCACCCAAATTTTTAGTAACAAGGGCCTTTAAATAATGGTGGAAAACTGGCTGCCCAAAAATATAATAAGCTTAACATGTTTTAAATACATCCAAAATAGGGGTAAATGTCTTTATGGCCAGTTCAGATTGTCATAAACTGTTTTTGTTGGGCTATGGAAAATAATCTTCATGTCAATGATGCTGAATTACTTTAACTAGAAACATATacttggaagaaaaaaaaagccacaaacatataaaattacaCGATATCAAAGAGCAAAAAAGTACCAGGAATTGGAATCATcactagatacgaaagacatgTGGTAATGCAGAGTTCATGGTCATACAACATAGATAAGGATTTCACTTTTTGTGATTACTGCATACCATTATTTTTTTAAAGCTGAAATGCATAAAATACAGTTGTGCTTGTTAATGACTTCTGAATTGAACAGTACATTGTCCTACTTTTGCATTCAAGAAGAATCGCAGCTTCACTTACAAATTATAAGCTTCGAGAGAAATAAAGTATCAGGGGGCCTCTAAATAAGTGGAGCAATTCATAAAGAAGATGCAAATAATCAAGTCAAACGGAAAGGTGTGAGAACAAACAGGAGTAAGATTGTTATTCCACGGGCTATTTCctctcttttcatttctttttcttttttggggagTGGGGGTAAGTGTCAGAGTGTAGAAATGGTACAATGTCAACatactttgaaaaataaacacCAAAATCAGAAGATCAGTGTCTCTATTCCATAGACTGAGACAAATGCTTGGAAAAATAAATCAAATTTGGTATGCACAAAGACAATAATCATGATTTAAACTAACCTGATGTCGATGGCAATATCTTCAGAAGGAGAAAGCGGTGGTGGAGCAGTATAGCCAGGTTGATAAGACTGCAGGTTACAGAGTTTTCCAAGTCAGCATATAACTTTGTCTGAAACAAGTGAGCCTGAACTAGAAACTCCTTCAGCACATATTCACGAACATTCAGTTTTGTGATTCTaaacaatgttgtcaaaggcTCATTTAAGGCGCTCTTAAGCCCCCAAGCTCAGAAAAGCTCAGGGAGGGTGCTTCACCTTGCTTAAGCTGTGCTTTACTGTGGGCAAGGCACTAAAGAGTGCCTCATTGCCCATGAATTCTACCTTGAATCAAGCGGTACTAAACAATAAATATAATAGGCAAAGAATATATTAATCGCTAAGGACAATATCATGTATGAAGTTGTTAATTTTTTCTTGCATTACCtatatatatttacttttttcttgcattacatatatattttttacttttttttattcattGCACCTTTTTGTTACTAAAGCCCACACTTAAATTGCGCTAAAAGCCCCAATTGACATGGATCACTTTTTAAAGCTTTTCGCCTTTGACAACGCTGATTCTAAAGTCCCAATTACTTAAATTTCTGAAGGGAAAATGATCATTGAATTATGGCATAAGGTGAGCTATATTTCTCCAATCAAATAAACTGAATATGCAAAACCGTGCTATTTCTTAACACCCCCACCCACCTTTTTTTCAAGCTCATTTGGCAATAAGTGCTTTTGGGATGGGACGAGGCAAGTCATGAAGCATCATCACTCAGAATGCAAACGGATATTAACAGGTAGAACAAAGTACCTGATGGCAAATCTCGCAAATTATATCACCCTTCTCATTGCACCAACGCTGAACACATTTCCTATGAGCATACTGCATTTTGTAACAAAGACGCCGACAAGAAttgaaagggaaaaaaaagaataattagAATCAAATAAGGTCCATACACATATAAAAGATCTTTTGTCATGAAGTTGCAACACAACCGGACAAAACATGACCATCAATGATTCAAAGGCTTTGGAATCTTAGCAAATTCTAGAGAAGTTATAAGAACTAAGGAAAAGTTTGAAAGAAACACTGAAGACCGGTCAAAGGAAAAACACGTAGCCAGAATAAAAGACGTGAACAATAAGAAAACTGTTAAATTTTAAATCACGACAATCTCAAGTTCTTGCCATTCAGGCTTAGGAAAAATGAAGATGACACTATAAATATACATTTATTACATGCAAAAGCAGCATCAAGATCAATGCTTAGTAGCTAGTCAAACCAGTGCCCAAAAATACTTCACAAACATACCTTTAAGCTGCCATTGCAGCCACAAGGAATCTCCAAATTCTTAGTGCTATCTTCTTCCTGGCAAATTCGGCATTCCACAGTCTGAAGTAATGGCTCATCTTCACCTCCAGCTTCTAGTTCTTCATCCTCCTTATTAATAGTACCATAAGGTGATTGACCTACTGTGTGCGAGCAAGAACTTCCAGCAGAGGATCCTGCATCCTCTGACCCTTGCAACGAGTGCAAAGATTCAGGTGTGATAAGGCGATCAACACATAGAGCCAAGTGTTCTCCCATTAGCAGTTGACTCACGTATCTTTAAAATGAACAAATATGGTCAGCCAGCTTAACTAacaagagaagaaaggaaaaattatTAAAGTCACAAAACACAAATGTCAGTCCAATCATCATATATAAGAGCAACTAGCCTTATTGgttttcttcatcttttggatAGCTCTAGTGACTTTTATTACGAGCCAGGATTTAGAGCTTATGCGTTTGGGATTCTAATccttttaagttactgggttttaaattaataatttatataaattaaatgaattttttaagacaaataaagGGTTTGGATCAAAGTTACTAGGTTTGGCCGAACCCGTCACCAAATCACTGGCTCCGCCCCCGGTTAAACTTCATATGGCTAAGTCCAAAATTTTAACCACTTTCTGGCCATAATAATAGAAGTCTTACAACTCAGTAAAAGAAACTATCAAAAGACAAGAGAAACAGTTCTTAAAAATCCTATGATATACTTCCCTCCTAGTTTCTCCTCACAATGTTAAGCCTCTTGTCCATTGGTACAAAGACCCAAATGCTACATTACTTGACAGAGAAACTGGATATTGaagtttgaattgtca belongs to Nicotiana tabacum cultivar K326 chromosome 6, ASM71507v2, whole genome shotgun sequence and includes:
- the LOC107793813 gene encoding uncharacterized protein LOC107793813 isoform X1; this encodes MGEHLALCVDRLITPESLHSLQGSEDAGSSAGSSCSHTVGQSPYGTINKEDEELEAGGEDEPLLQTVECRICQEEDSTKNLEIPCGCNGSLKYAHRKCVQRWCNEKGDIICEICHQSYQPGYTAPPPLSPSEDIAIDISEGWTVAGTQLDLHDPRLLAMAAADRHLLEADYDEYADSSASGAAFCRSAALILMALLLLRHAVTIGNDDGDDDDVSTFFSLFLLRAAGFLLPCYIMAWAISIMQRRRQRQEATALAAAEVAFMLQAGQHRGLHVTIAPGPAQAAEPSATPAHPTTHVATPTAQATPPPPELV
- the LOC107793813 gene encoding uncharacterized protein LOC107793813 isoform X2, which codes for MGEHLALCVDRLITPESLHSLQGSEDAGSSAGSSCSHTVGQSPYGTINKEDEELEAGGEDEPLLQTVECRICQEEDSTKNLEIPCGCNGSLKYAHRKCVQRWCNEKGDIICEICHQSYQPGYTAPPPLSPSEDIAIDISEGWTVAGTQLDLHDPRLLAMAAADRHLLEADYDEYADSSASGAAFCRSAALILMALLLLRHAVTIGNDDGDDDDVSTFFSLFLLRAAGFLLPCYIMAWAISIMQRRRQRQVQIIVTTAVPHPTSLLTPFLLTGGNSTSSSRSCFHAAGRAT